In Verrucomicrobiia bacterium, a genomic segment contains:
- a CDS encoding DNA cytosine methyltransferase — MKLKAADLFCGAGGTSTGLVEACQELGHECDLTAINHWEVAVATHTQNHPDARHLCASLDALNPRDLYGEGELDILWASPECTHHSIARGGKPINDQSRATAWCVVRWAEALRPSIILIENVKEFVSWGAIGTDGRPLKTKKGEVFSAWVSCLESLGYRVDWRVLCAADYGDPTTRKRLFVYAVRGRRKIVWPEPTHAPVATEDMFGARKRWVPARDIIDWKLEGKSIYGRKKPLADKTLNRIMIGLERFGLKPFTIHMEHQGSVRSFDLPLPTITTAKGGAMAVAEPYLVHLRGNCDAKDLDKPAPALTAGGGHLGLCEPYLIQCAHGNGGDINGDGRRVRGTHVPLPTVAGNRGEWALCEPFVIGQQSGAQPRPASEPLPTVATSGAISLVQPFIVPQFNGAAPQSVHEPLGTITTTSRGIRLVQPCLVSFYGKGDAQSVDKPLPTVTTKDRFGLVMPTVEIHGEKYLLDIRFRMLKPHELAAAQGFPRGYKFTGNTTQVVKQIGNAVPKNLAKALVRAALTQRS; from the coding sequence ATGAAACTCAAAGCTGCCGACCTTTTCTGCGGAGCTGGTGGAACGTCCACGGGCCTTGTTGAAGCCTGTCAGGAACTCGGCCACGAGTGCGACCTTACCGCAATAAATCATTGGGAGGTTGCCGTAGCGACGCACACGCAAAACCATCCGGACGCGCGCCATCTCTGCGCATCGCTCGACGCGCTGAACCCTCGCGATCTCTACGGGGAAGGCGAGCTGGACATCCTCTGGGCCTCACCGGAATGCACCCATCACTCGATCGCTCGCGGTGGAAAGCCAATCAATGATCAGTCCCGCGCAACCGCGTGGTGTGTCGTTCGATGGGCTGAAGCTCTGCGGCCGTCGATCATCCTGATCGAAAACGTGAAGGAGTTTGTTTCGTGGGGCGCGATCGGGACTGACGGCCGGCCGCTCAAGACGAAAAAGGGCGAAGTCTTCTCAGCCTGGGTGAGCTGCCTTGAGTCGCTCGGCTATCGCGTCGACTGGCGTGTTCTCTGCGCTGCGGACTACGGCGACCCAACGACACGGAAACGGCTTTTTGTCTACGCGGTGCGCGGTCGTCGCAAGATCGTCTGGCCAGAGCCGACACACGCCCCAGTTGCGACCGAAGATATGTTCGGCGCCAGGAAGCGATGGGTGCCAGCCAGGGATATCATTGATTGGAAGCTTGAAGGCAAATCCATCTACGGCCGCAAAAAGCCGCTCGCTGACAAGACACTGAACCGGATCATGATCGGGCTTGAGAGGTTTGGCCTCAAGCCGTTCACGATCCACATGGAGCATCAAGGCAGCGTCCGAAGCTTTGATCTACCGCTGCCAACCATCACCACCGCGAAAGGTGGAGCGATGGCGGTAGCAGAGCCTTACTTGGTTCATCTACGTGGCAATTGCGACGCGAAAGATTTGGACAAGCCAGCGCCAGCGCTGACGGCAGGCGGTGGTCACCTCGGTTTGTGCGAGCCTTACCTCATTCAGTGCGCCCACGGAAATGGAGGTGACATAAACGGGGACGGTCGCCGTGTGCGCGGCACGCATGTCCCGCTGCCAACCGTGGCGGGGAATCGCGGCGAGTGGGCACTGTGCGAGCCGTTCGTCATCGGCCAGCAATCGGGGGCACAACCACGTCCCGCATCTGAGCCCTTGCCAACCGTAGCAACGTCGGGCGCCATCTCACTCGTTCAGCCGTTCATTGTGCCCCAGTTCAACGGGGCTGCACCCCAAAGCGTTCACGAACCACTCGGGACAATCACGACGACGTCGCGCGGCATAAGGCTGGTTCAGCCATGCCTGGTTTCCTTCTACGGCAAGGGGGACGCACAGAGCGTCGATAAGCCGCTCCCAACTGTCACCACGAAAGACCGCTTCGGACTCGTGATGCCGACCGTCGAAATTCACGGCGAGAAATACCTGCTCGACATTCGTTTTCGCATGTTGAAACCGCACGAGCTTGCAGCCGCTCAAGGCTTCCCGCGTGGCTACAAGTTCACCGGCAACACTACGCAGGTCGTAAAGCAGATCGGCAACGCCGTTCCAAAGAACCTCGCAAAAGCGCTTGTCCGAGCCGCCTTGACGCAGCGGTCATGA
- a CDS encoding helix-turn-helix domain-containing protein, which yields MTITASRSIESVRVATAELTAAAERYEAALTKWLRRRTPASNPQPIDEIKKLVAHHYGLSVTVIDVRNRTPRVAWARQVAMALSCEFTNQSISEVGRQFHRDHGTVLHAIQTVSDRCETCAGDRSDVEHLRNKIKSAPAAI from the coding sequence ATGACCATCACAGCCTCACGCTCCATCGAGTCTGTCCGCGTTGCGACAGCGGAATTAACCGCCGCAGCGGAGAGATATGAAGCCGCCCTCACAAAATGGCTCAGGCGACGCACTCCGGCGAGCAACCCGCAGCCAATCGACGAGATCAAAAAGCTCGTCGCGCATCACTACGGGTTATCCGTGACCGTGATTGATGTCCGCAACCGAACGCCAAGAGTCGCGTGGGCTCGACAGGTTGCAATGGCTTTGAGTTGTGAATTCACGAACCAAAGCATCAGCGAGGTTGGGCGTCAATTCCATCGCGATCATGGAACCGTCCTTCATGCAATCCAAACCGTAAGCGATAGATGCGAGACATGCGCTGGGGATCGCTCTGACGTGGAGCATTTGCGGAACAAGATCAAGTCGGCACCTGCTGCGATATGA